The following are encoded in a window of Telmatobacter sp. DSM 110680 genomic DNA:
- a CDS encoding response regulator transcription factor yields the protein MSQTVFVLEDDTDIARLVQHHLEAAGFTPRIYHTPSNVIPDAERQPPALFLLDIMVPGGDGLDVCRRLRSHAALSTIPIIFLTARAGENDRVLGLELGADDYITKPFATRELVARVKAVLRRFERPTTPSVISFEEVIIDANAMQLKVRGELTTTTATEFRLLDYLARHPGRVYSRDHLLDSVWGDARFVTPRSVDVYVRRIREKIEVDPENPRYLKTVRGAGYRFEIPKGE from the coding sequence TTGAGCCAAACCGTATTTGTACTGGAAGACGACACCGACATTGCGCGGCTCGTACAGCATCATCTTGAGGCCGCAGGCTTTACACCCAGGATTTACCACACCCCCAGCAATGTGATTCCGGATGCTGAGCGTCAGCCTCCAGCACTTTTCCTACTCGACATCATGGTTCCCGGCGGAGACGGTCTTGATGTTTGCCGCAGGCTCAGATCCCACGCAGCTCTTTCGACCATTCCCATCATTTTTCTTACCGCGCGCGCCGGCGAGAACGATCGCGTTCTTGGCCTGGAACTGGGTGCCGACGACTACATCACCAAGCCATTTGCGACTCGCGAGTTGGTAGCGCGCGTGAAAGCGGTGTTGCGGCGTTTCGAGCGTCCGACCACGCCGTCCGTCATTAGCTTTGAAGAGGTAATCATCGACGCGAATGCCATGCAGTTGAAGGTTCGCGGCGAACTTACGACGACCACTGCAACAGAGTTCCGTCTGCTCGACTACCTCGCGCGTCATCCAGGACGCGTGTATAGCCGCGATCACCTGTTGGACTCGGTCTGGGGAGACGCGCGCTTTGTCACTCCCCGGTCGGTCGATGTATACGTGCGTCGCATCCGTGAGAAAATCGAGGTCGACCCTGAGAATCCACGGTATCTAAAAACCGTGCGGGGAGCTGGTTACCGGTTTGAGATTCCCAAAGGGGAGTGA
- a CDS encoding aquaporin: MKKYVAELVGTFILVFFGCGTAVVAGDKVGIVGIAFAFGFALIGAAYGIGPISGCHINPAVSLGVWSAGRMKTGDMIGYWIGQFCGAILGAGVLSLIIRGVGGGYDISTNGLGQNGWGAGYQGGYNITSAIVFEFVATLIFVVVILGSTQKAAPGGFAGLAIGITLVAIHICGIHVTGVSVNPARSFGPALLVGGKAISQVWLFLVVPSVAGVVGGLLFRLGALEASQQAETKEKREVVSA, translated from the coding sequence ATGAAAAAATATGTTGCTGAATTGGTTGGCACGTTCATCCTTGTGTTCTTCGGCTGCGGCACTGCCGTAGTCGCGGGCGACAAGGTGGGCATCGTCGGCATAGCTTTTGCCTTTGGATTCGCACTAATCGGCGCAGCTTACGGCATCGGCCCCATCTCGGGCTGCCACATTAATCCTGCCGTCAGTCTCGGTGTCTGGTCAGCGGGACGCATGAAGACAGGCGATATGATCGGCTATTGGATCGGGCAGTTCTGCGGAGCGATTCTCGGCGCCGGCGTTTTGTCGCTGATCATCCGCGGTGTCGGTGGTGGCTATGACATCAGCACCAACGGCCTGGGTCAGAACGGCTGGGGGGCGGGCTATCAAGGCGGCTATAACATCACTTCGGCCATCGTCTTCGAATTTGTGGCCACTCTGATCTTCGTTGTGGTGATCTTGGGCTCAACTCAAAAAGCAGCGCCTGGAGGATTTGCCGGACTCGCCATCGGCATTACCCTTGTTGCGATCCATATATGCGGCATCCATGTCACCGGCGTAAGCGTCAATCCCGCACGTAGCTTCGGACCTGCGCTACTGGTCGGTGGAAAGGCAATATCCCAGGTGTGGCTGTTCCTTGTGGTGCCCAGCGTGGCAGGCGTAGTTGGCGGACTGCTCTTCCGGCTTGGAGCGCTCGAAGCCAGCCAGCAGGCGGAGACTAAAGAAAAGCGGGAAGTCGTCAGCGCATAA
- a CDS encoding TROVE domain-containing protein, with protein MRLNITKRYLRPRLRTHEGAPAVAVTPEQALRRSILSCMLWEGEFYEDGVQIAGRIRELVPQVAAEKVAELAIEARERMKLRHAPLLLVREMARLATHRGLVAETLSRVIQRADELSEFVTIYWAEGRQPLSAQVKKGLAAAFCKFDEYALAKYDRAGVVRLRDVLFLSHARPLDESQATLWKRLAENQLATPDTWEVALSATGRDGDGKREVWERLLSERKLGALALLRNLRNMQNADVSEQLVLGALAAMKTDRVLPFRFLAAARVAPQWEQPLEAAMFRALDGRARTLPGHTVLLVDVSGSMEAPISHRSEMRRTDAAYGVAILLREIGEKVTVYTFSNEAKLVPARRGMALRDALDQSQPHGGTYLGKAIAQVEADVRKGYDRMVVITDEQSHDQVPAPRGRGYVINVASNRNGVGYGAWMHVDGWSEAVVEFIAELESTDVPRV; from the coding sequence ATGCGCCTGAACATTACAAAGCGTTACTTGCGTCCGCGTTTGCGCACGCACGAAGGAGCACCCGCTGTGGCGGTTACGCCAGAGCAGGCTTTGCGTCGCTCGATTCTTTCCTGCATGTTGTGGGAGGGAGAGTTTTACGAGGATGGCGTGCAGATTGCTGGGCGCATTCGCGAGCTAGTGCCGCAGGTAGCCGCGGAGAAAGTGGCTGAGCTGGCCATCGAGGCGCGAGAGCGTATGAAGCTGCGTCATGCGCCGCTGTTGCTGGTGCGCGAAATGGCGCGCCTCGCGACGCATCGCGGCCTAGTGGCGGAGACCTTGTCGCGAGTGATCCAGCGTGCCGACGAACTCTCTGAGTTCGTCACGATCTACTGGGCGGAAGGGCGTCAGCCGCTGTCGGCGCAGGTTAAGAAGGGCTTGGCTGCTGCCTTCTGCAAGTTCGATGAGTACGCATTGGCCAAGTACGATCGAGCGGGCGTGGTGCGTCTGCGCGACGTATTGTTTCTCTCGCACGCGCGTCCGTTGGATGAGTCGCAGGCTACTTTGTGGAAGCGCCTGGCAGAGAACCAGCTGGCTACGCCGGACACGTGGGAGGTTGCGTTGTCGGCAACCGGACGTGATGGCGATGGCAAGCGCGAAGTGTGGGAGCGTCTGCTCTCTGAGCGTAAGCTTGGCGCCTTGGCGTTGCTGCGCAACCTGCGCAACATGCAGAACGCTGACGTTAGCGAGCAACTGGTGCTCGGGGCGCTCGCGGCGATGAAGACGGACCGCGTCTTGCCGTTTCGTTTTCTCGCTGCGGCGCGGGTTGCTCCGCAGTGGGAGCAGCCGCTTGAGGCTGCGATGTTTCGTGCGCTTGACGGACGTGCTCGCACTTTGCCGGGTCACACCGTGTTGCTGGTTGACGTCTCCGGATCGATGGAGGCGCCGATCTCGCATCGCTCCGAGATGCGCCGCACTGATGCGGCTTATGGAGTCGCGATCCTGCTTCGCGAAATCGGGGAGAAGGTAACGGTCTACACCTTCTCGAACGAGGCGAAGCTGGTTCCAGCGCGTCGCGGAATGGCGTTGCGCGACGCGCTGGACCAGAGCCAGCCGCACGGCGGGACTTACCTGGGTAAGGCGATTGCGCAGGTCGAGGCGGACGTGCGGAAGGGATACGACCGTATGGTGGTGATCACCGACGAGCAGTCGCACGATCAGGTGCCAGCGCCTCGCGGTCGTGGCTACGTAATCAACGTAGCCTCCAACCGCAACGGCGTGGGTTACGGAGCATGGATGCATGTCGATGGCTGGAGCGAGGCCGTGGTTGAGTTCATTGCCGAGCTCGAGTCAACGGATGTTCCGCGAGTGTAA
- a CDS encoding methyltransferase domain-containing protein — protein MQTWDPQAYAQNGAFVHGLAGDVLEWLNAQIGEYILDLGCGDGQLTQRVIATGAHVLGVDASADMVAAARERGVEAEQAVAERLPFHDATFDAVFSNAALHWVRDQGAMMAQVHRVLKPGGRFVAEMGGHGNIAAIRVALMAVLSRHGFGDREDGVNYYPTASSYTKQLKDHGFSVDKIEIIPRPTKLAESGMVEWLRTFRRGVLEGLPQNVREAVISETSELLAPVLQDEEGNWIADYVRLRFIARA, from the coding sequence ATGCAGACTTGGGATCCGCAGGCCTACGCGCAGAACGGCGCATTCGTGCACGGTCTCGCTGGTGACGTGCTTGAATGGTTGAACGCGCAGATAGGCGAGTACATCCTTGATCTAGGCTGCGGCGACGGACAACTAACCCAACGAGTCATAGCGACCGGCGCGCATGTGCTGGGAGTGGATGCGTCAGCGGATATGGTTGCGGCAGCGCGTGAGCGAGGAGTGGAAGCGGAGCAGGCAGTCGCCGAGAGACTTCCGTTTCACGACGCAACATTTGATGCAGTTTTTTCAAATGCAGCACTGCACTGGGTACGCGATCAGGGTGCAATGATGGCGCAGGTGCATCGCGTACTTAAGCCAGGCGGGCGTTTTGTGGCTGAGATGGGGGGCCACGGGAATATCGCTGCGATTCGGGTAGCGCTGATGGCTGTACTTTCGCGCCACGGATTCGGCGATCGCGAAGACGGCGTCAACTATTATCCGACGGCATCAAGCTACACAAAGCAGTTGAAGGATCACGGTTTCAGTGTAGATAAAATCGAGATAATTCCACGTCCTACAAAACTTGCGGAGAGCGGAATGGTGGAGTGGTTGCGCACGTTTCGCCGCGGGGTCCTCGAGGGGTTGCCGCAGAATGTGCGTGAAGCGGTTATCAGCGAAACATCGGAACTGCTTGCCCCGGTATTGCAGGACGAAGAGGGAAATTGGATTGCAGATTACGTGCGGTTGCGATTTATTGCCAGAGCATGA
- the bshB1 gene encoding bacillithiol biosynthesis deacetylase BshB1, with product MPLIEEADRQPADVLAIAAHRDDVEQTCGGTLLRMAARGLRTAILDLTRGEAGTRGTAEDRAREADEAANLLGVSWRRALDLPDGAIENTFENRIKIVRVLREIRPRVVILPYWQARHPDHAIVASLGYEACFLSGLAKVETGSAPYRPFKIVYASLYADVRPSFIVDITPFIEQRHAALMAYKSQYANQVAGSALFVPEEEIRERTYAEARHYGLLAGVKYGEPFVQKEVGLVDDLTLLPVQTI from the coding sequence ATGCCTCTGATTGAAGAAGCCGATCGTCAGCCTGCAGATGTGCTGGCGATCGCTGCTCATCGCGACGATGTGGAACAAACTTGCGGCGGAACACTTTTGCGAATGGCCGCGCGCGGGCTGCGTACCGCAATTCTTGACCTGACCAGGGGCGAGGCGGGAACGCGCGGAACCGCCGAAGACCGCGCCCGAGAAGCCGACGAGGCTGCAAATCTGCTTGGTGTGAGTTGGCGGCGGGCCCTGGATCTTCCTGACGGCGCCATCGAAAACACTTTCGAAAACCGCATCAAGATCGTGCGCGTACTTCGCGAGATTCGGCCTCGTGTGGTGATTCTGCCATATTGGCAGGCTCGCCATCCAGACCATGCCATCGTGGCTTCGCTGGGTTACGAGGCTTGCTTCCTATCGGGACTCGCAAAAGTCGAAACCGGATCAGCTCCTTACCGTCCATTCAAAATTGTTTACGCCAGCCTGTATGCCGATGTGCGTCCCAGTTTCATTGTCGACATCACGCCGTTTATCGAGCAGCGGCATGCCGCGTTGATGGCATACAAATCTCAGTACGCAAATCAGGTTGCAGGCAGCGCGCTCTTTGTCCCGGAAGAAGAGATTCGAGAACGGACGTATGCAGAGGCGCGGCATTATGGCTTGCTGGCAGGTGTGAAATATGGCGAGCCGTTCGTGCAAAAAGAAGTTGGGCTGGTCGACGATCTCACGCTTCTGCCAGTGCAGACAATTTAA
- a CDS encoding bifunctional homocysteine S-methyltransferase/methylenetetrahydrofolate reductase, which yields MAQFADIFSNRPVLADGAMGTVLYARGIFINRCYDELNLSDPSLILSVHEEYLQAGAEILETNTFGANKFRLTRHGLASKVAEINAAGVKLARQAVEHLKEKQAGTAYVAGSIGPLGVRLEPLGKTGLDEARAAFAEQIRALADAGVDLLIIETMPALNEAREALLAAEETAPHLPVLVMVTVDDESNCLDGSSPQQAAALLTEWGAGAIGVNCSTGPSTVLTAIEAMRSATSLPLAAMPNAGMPRAIEGRNIYLCSPEYMASFARKAIAAGAQIVGGCCGTTPNHIRAMRSAMRAIDAQARVKDGDKHAEISTETPPSPLGQRSRIGSLIEQGSFVTLVEIVPPKGINCSKEIEGAQLLAQLGVHAINVPDSPRASARMSAQSLSIQIQQHTGIETILHYTCRDRNVLSIQSDLLGASSIGLRNILCLTGDPPKLGNYPDATAVFDVDAIGLVNIVRRLNHGLDIGANSIGASTNFTIGVAANPGVPDIEHELRRFYYKVEAGAEYAITQPVFDLRLLEEFLNRIEGHRIPVIAGIWPLTSLRNAEFMKNDLRVSMPEEIMLRMAQANTPDAARKEGILIAQEMLEAVRPMVQGVQVSAPFGRYTAAAEVIASVLPEASQLSS from the coding sequence ATGGCTCAGTTCGCCGATATATTTTCCAACCGTCCCGTGCTTGCCGATGGCGCCATGGGTACGGTGCTCTATGCCCGCGGGATCTTCATCAACCGTTGCTACGATGAACTGAACCTGTCTGACCCCAGCCTTATCCTCTCAGTTCATGAGGAATATCTGCAGGCGGGCGCCGAGATTCTTGAAACCAACACGTTTGGCGCCAACAAATTCCGCCTCACGCGCCATGGCCTCGCCTCGAAGGTTGCCGAGATCAATGCCGCCGGCGTCAAGCTTGCCCGGCAGGCAGTCGAACACCTGAAGGAAAAGCAGGCTGGCACCGCGTATGTCGCCGGGTCCATTGGGCCGTTGGGCGTGCGGCTTGAGCCGCTGGGCAAGACAGGTCTTGACGAGGCACGCGCCGCCTTTGCCGAACAGATTCGCGCATTAGCCGATGCCGGGGTTGACCTTCTCATCATCGAAACTATGCCTGCACTCAACGAGGCACGGGAAGCCCTGCTGGCTGCTGAAGAGACAGCACCTCACTTGCCGGTGCTCGTCATGGTCACGGTTGACGACGAGAGCAACTGCCTGGACGGTTCATCGCCACAACAGGCCGCTGCCCTGCTCACGGAATGGGGCGCCGGAGCCATTGGTGTCAATTGCTCCACCGGACCCTCCACAGTTCTTACGGCCATCGAGGCCATGCGCAGCGCCACATCGTTGCCGCTAGCCGCCATGCCCAATGCCGGCATGCCTCGCGCAATCGAGGGCCGCAATATCTATCTCTGCTCGCCGGAATACATGGCCAGCTTTGCGCGCAAGGCCATTGCGGCCGGGGCGCAGATTGTCGGCGGATGCTGCGGCACCACGCCCAACCACATTCGCGCCATGCGCTCGGCGATGCGCGCCATCGACGCCCAGGCCCGTGTTAAGGATGGCGACAAGCACGCAGAGATTTCCACTGAAACACCGCCTTCACCGCTGGGCCAGCGTTCGCGCATCGGTTCGCTGATCGAACAGGGCAGCTTTGTCACGCTGGTTGAAATCGTTCCCCCCAAAGGCATTAATTGCAGCAAGGAAATCGAAGGCGCACAGCTGCTCGCTCAACTGGGCGTCCACGCCATCAACGTGCCCGACTCTCCACGCGCCTCCGCACGCATGAGTGCGCAGAGCCTCAGCATTCAGATTCAGCAGCACACCGGTATCGAGACCATCCTTCACTACACCTGTCGCGACCGCAACGTGCTCAGCATCCAGTCTGACCTGCTGGGCGCTTCTTCGATCGGGCTGCGCAATATTCTCTGCCTTACCGGCGATCCGCCCAAGCTGGGCAACTACCCTGACGCAACCGCGGTATTCGACGTGGATGCTATCGGCCTTGTAAACATTGTGCGCCGGCTCAATCATGGCCTTGACATCGGCGCAAACTCCATCGGCGCCAGCACCAACTTCACCATCGGTGTTGCCGCCAATCCAGGCGTGCCCGACATTGAGCACGAACTTCGTCGCTTTTACTACAAAGTGGAAGCGGGAGCCGAGTACGCCATTACGCAACCGGTTTTTGACCTACGCCTGCTTGAAGAATTCCTCAACCGCATTGAAGGTCACCGCATTCCGGTCATCGCAGGCATCTGGCCGCTCACCAGTCTGCGCAACGCCGAGTTCATGAAGAACGATCTGCGCGTCTCCATGCCCGAAGAAATCATGCTGCGCATGGCCCAGGCCAACACACCGGATGCCGCCCGCAAGGAAGGTATCCTCATCGCGCAGGAGATGCTGGAAGCTGTGCGACCGATGGTGCAGGGCGTCCAGGTAAGCGCTCCGTTCGGCAGATATACCGCAGCCGCGGAAGTGATCGCCAGCGTACTGCCGGAAGCTTCACAACTCTCATCCTGA